Proteins from a genomic interval of Caulobacter sp. NIBR1757:
- the mutS gene encoding DNA mismatch repair protein MutS: MNAPSSTPIDAAGATPVMAQYFEAKARQPDALVFFRMGDFYELFFDDAIKAAAALGISQTFRGNHNGQPIPMAGVPVHAAEAYLAKLIRTGFKVAVCEQMEDPAEARKRGSKSIVRRDVVRIITPGTLTEDSLLDSRGANRLAAVALRAGQAAVASVELSTGAVESLLLAPSGLAAALAALSPSEILVPDRLFADEHIAAALKLAGGLVQPMAQALAEPSASEARVKRLYGVETLDGFGGLAGAEISALGLIAAHLEVTQAGRLPALSPPRRAGEADVMAIDPATRTSLEIDRTTGGQREGSLLGAIDRTITAPGSRLLAERLARPLLDPARIEARLDAVQWFLERRQLREDVRDQLRRAGDMARALSRLALGRGGPRDLGCLRDGLKVGETLAGLAAGDGLGGPPAEIEAALVAISPSNSVDLSSLLAGLEAGLGPDLPAQARDGGFVAEGIRPELDQARSLRDDSRRVIAGLETRLATDSGVPLKIRHNAVLGYFVETTANKADPLFQPPHNATFIHRQTLANQVRFTTVELADLDARIAQAGERALAIEVQTFEAWRDQAAALAEPLRAAAAGLAALDVACALAEWAEDAGACRPVVDKSLCFDAKAARHPVVEAAVKRQGDPFTPNDCCLDGSGERGARLSIVTGPNMAGKSTFLRQNALLAVLAQSGSYVPAEALTLGVVDRLFSRVGAGDDLARGRSTFMAEMVETAAILTQATPRSFVILDEIGRGTATWDGLAIAWACAEALHDTNRSRALFATHYHELATLEDRMAHVSNLSLRAKEWNGDLVFLHECGPGPADRSYGVQVAKLAGVPPAVVVRAREVLERLETESHSPARLEGLPLFEMAAPTPVQKWGPSPAEEALKALDPDGMSPREALEALYRLKGLT; the protein is encoded by the coding sequence ATGAACGCGCCCTCCTCCACCCCCATCGACGCCGCCGGCGCCACGCCCGTCATGGCGCAGTATTTCGAAGCCAAGGCGCGTCAGCCTGACGCCCTGGTCTTCTTCCGCATGGGCGACTTCTACGAGCTGTTTTTCGACGACGCCATCAAGGCCGCCGCCGCGCTGGGCATCAGCCAGACCTTCCGGGGCAACCATAACGGCCAGCCGATCCCGATGGCAGGCGTGCCGGTGCACGCGGCCGAGGCCTATCTGGCCAAGCTGATCCGCACCGGCTTCAAGGTCGCCGTCTGCGAACAGATGGAGGACCCGGCCGAGGCGAGGAAGCGCGGCTCCAAGTCCATCGTCCGCCGCGACGTGGTGCGGATCATCACCCCCGGCACCCTGACCGAGGACAGCCTGCTGGACAGTCGCGGCGCCAACCGCCTGGCCGCCGTGGCCCTGCGGGCCGGGCAGGCGGCCGTGGCCAGCGTCGAGCTTTCCACCGGGGCGGTCGAAAGCTTGCTGCTGGCGCCCTCGGGGCTCGCCGCCGCCCTGGCGGCGCTCAGCCCCTCCGAAATCCTCGTCCCCGACCGCCTGTTCGCCGACGAACATATCGCCGCCGCCCTGAAACTGGCCGGCGGCCTGGTCCAGCCCATGGCCCAGGCCCTGGCCGAGCCCTCGGCCAGCGAGGCGCGGGTCAAGCGGCTCTATGGCGTCGAGACTCTCGACGGATTCGGCGGCCTGGCCGGTGCGGAAATCTCGGCGCTCGGCCTGATCGCCGCCCATCTGGAAGTCACCCAGGCCGGCCGCCTGCCGGCCCTGTCGCCGCCGCGCCGGGCCGGCGAGGCCGACGTCATGGCCATTGACCCGGCCACCCGCACCAGCCTGGAGATCGACCGGACCACCGGCGGCCAGCGCGAGGGCAGCCTGCTGGGCGCGATCGACCGCACCATCACCGCCCCGGGCTCGCGCCTGCTGGCCGAGCGTCTCGCTCGCCCCCTGCTGGACCCGGCCCGCATCGAGGCCCGCCTCGACGCCGTCCAATGGTTCCTCGAACGACGCCAGCTGCGGGAAGACGTCCGCGACCAGCTGCGCCGGGCCGGCGACATGGCCCGGGCCCTCTCTCGCCTGGCGCTCGGCCGTGGCGGCCCGCGCGACCTCGGCTGCCTGCGCGATGGCCTGAAAGTCGGGGAGACCCTGGCCGGCCTCGCCGCCGGGGATGGTCTGGGCGGCCCGCCGGCCGAGATCGAGGCGGCTCTGGTCGCCATCTCGCCAAGCAACTCGGTCGATCTGTCCAGCCTGCTGGCTGGCCTGGAAGCAGGCCTCGGCCCCGACCTGCCGGCCCAGGCCCGGGACGGAGGCTTCGTCGCCGAGGGCATCCGCCCCGAACTCGATCAGGCCCGCAGCCTGCGCGATGACAGCCGCCGTGTCATCGCCGGCCTCGAAACCCGTCTCGCCACCGACAGCGGCGTGCCCCTGAAGATCCGCCACAACGCCGTGCTCGGCTATTTCGTGGAAACGACGGCGAACAAGGCCGACCCCCTGTTCCAGCCGCCGCACAACGCCACCTTCATCCACCGCCAGACCCTGGCCAACCAGGTGCGGTTCACCACTGTCGAACTGGCCGACCTCGACGCTCGCATCGCCCAGGCCGGCGAACGCGCCCTGGCCATCGAGGTGCAGACCTTCGAGGCTTGGCGCGACCAGGCCGCCGCCCTGGCCGAACCCCTGCGCGCCGCCGCCGCCGGCCTGGCCGCCCTCGACGTCGCCTGCGCGCTCGCCGAATGGGCCGAGGACGCCGGCGCCTGCCGCCCGGTGGTCGACAAGTCCCTGTGCTTCGACGCCAAGGCCGCCCGCCACCCGGTGGTCGAGGCGGCGGTCAAGCGGCAGGGCGATCCCTTCACCCCCAACGACTGCTGCCTGGACGGCAGCGGCGAACGGGGCGCCCGCCTGTCCATTGTCACCGGTCCCAACATGGCCGGTAAATCGACCTTCCTGCGCCAGAACGCCCTGCTGGCCGTGCTGGCCCAGTCGGGCAGTTACGTTCCCGCGGAGGCCCTGACGCTGGGCGTCGTCGACCGGCTGTTCAGCCGCGTCGGGGCCGGCGATGACCTGGCGCGCGGCCGCTCGACCTTCATGGCCGAGATGGTCGAGACCGCCGCCATCCTCACCCAGGCCACGCCGCGATCCTTCGTCATCCTCGACGAGATCGGCCGGGGCACCGCCACCTGGGACGGCCTGGCCATCGCCTGGGCCTGCGCCGAGGCCCTGCACGACACCAATCGCTCCAGAGCGCTGTTCGCCACCCACTACCATGAGCTGGCCACCCTCGAGGACCGCATGGCCCACGTCTCCAACCTGTCCTTGCGGGCCAAGGAGTGGAATGGCGACCTGGTCTTCCTGCACGAATGCGGCCCCGGCCCCGCCGACCGCAGCTACGGCGTCCAGGTCGCCAAGCTGGCCGGGGTGCCGCCGGCTGTCGTGGTCCGCGCCCGGGAAGTGCTGGAACGGCTGGAAACCGAAAGCCACAGCCCGGCCCGGCTGGAGGGCCTGCCGCTGTTCGAAATGGCCGCCCCGACGCCGGTGCAGAAATGGGGACCGAGCCCGGCCGAGGAAGCGCTCAAGGCGCTGGATCCGGACGGCATGAGCCCGCGCGAGGCGCTGGAGGCTTTGTATCGGCTGAAGGGGCTGACCTGA
- a CDS encoding [protein-PII] uridylyltransferase — MPPRLKPTRLEHVVDGEALRARLSAAALDAVGDEPEQRRRALEILKQALFRGRMIAKERLENGAGGVETARLLCGVTDEVITALYDFTTVHVFRARNPTEGERLCLLAVGGYGRAVLSPYSDIDLLFLRPWKQTAHAESVIEYMLYALWDLGFKVGHASRTIEECIKLSKEDFTIRTSLLEARKLSGDEALAIDLRKRFLNEVMRGTGPEFVAAKLKERDERHARAGMSRYMVEPNVKEGKGGLRDLHTLMWIAEYLYPVDRPADIFRLPHFSPREVRAFTRAFDFLHAVRAHLHFTTGRPEERLTFDVQPELARRMGYGDRADNPAVERFMRHYFLIAREVGALTRAFSAKLEAEHLKQEPRGLSRFLPGRGKVKRRELDYPGFHEENGRLNIDGPQVFARDPVDMIRMFRIADVLNLDLHPDAFTAATRSLPLIGSKLRRDPDAVEAFLDILARGKKPYRTLTLMNEAGVLGRFLPEFGRIVAQMQFNMYHSYTVDEHTLRAIGIINDIEHGRLEEDHPLATSIMPLIDDRESLFLAMLLHDTGKGGAGGQEKAGARSARQACERLGVERGKIELVAWLVEHHLVMSDFAQKRDVADPATIAAFARIVENPERMRLLLVLTVADIRAVGPGVWNGWKGQLLRELYAGAEAIFRGGRSSDPAAAAQRHQEAAAREARAALSAAHPDTAEWAATMEDAYFSAFTTAEVAEHAALVVRARQQGGSAAGGRIRTDRNTAELVVAAKDRRGLFADLAAALSGLGGNVLGARVFTSTDGQALDVFQVQDASGAPYGADNPRSLRRLADALEAAGRGEGLPTESRRNDLGRTAAFSIVPTVMLDNEASTEATVVEASGRDRPGLLHHLARAISEQGLSIISAHIDSYGERAVDAFYVQTAAGHKVIDPRKQAALKEDLMAVLEAEESGAAGKTKPRLQRARASVAR; from the coding sequence ATGCCGCCGCGCCTCAAACCGACCCGCCTCGAACACGTCGTCGATGGCGAAGCCCTGCGCGCCCGGCTGTCGGCCGCCGCCCTCGACGCCGTCGGCGACGAACCCGAGCAGCGGCGCCGGGCGCTGGAAATCCTCAAGCAGGCGCTGTTCCGGGGGCGGATGATCGCCAAGGAGCGGCTGGAGAACGGGGCCGGCGGGGTCGAGACGGCCCGGCTGCTGTGCGGCGTCACCGACGAGGTGATCACCGCCCTCTACGACTTCACCACTGTCCATGTCTTCCGGGCCCGCAATCCGACCGAGGGGGAGCGGCTCTGCCTGCTGGCGGTCGGCGGCTACGGCCGGGCCGTGCTCAGCCCCTACAGCGATATCGACCTGCTCTTCCTGCGGCCCTGGAAACAGACGGCCCACGCCGAGAGCGTCATCGAGTACATGCTCTATGCCCTGTGGGATCTGGGCTTCAAGGTCGGCCACGCCAGCCGCACCATCGAGGAGTGCATCAAGCTCTCGAAGGAAGACTTCACCATCCGCACCTCCCTGCTTGAGGCGCGCAAGCTGAGCGGTGACGAGGCCCTGGCGATCGACCTGCGCAAGCGGTTCCTGAACGAGGTGATGCGCGGCACCGGCCCGGAATTCGTCGCCGCCAAGCTGAAGGAACGCGACGAGCGCCACGCCCGGGCCGGCATGAGCCGCTACATGGTCGAGCCCAACGTCAAGGAGGGCAAGGGCGGCCTGCGCGACCTGCACACCCTGATGTGGATCGCCGAATACCTCTATCCGGTCGATCGGCCGGCCGACATTTTCCGCCTGCCGCACTTCAGCCCGCGCGAGGTGCGCGCCTTCACCCGCGCCTTCGACTTCCTGCATGCGGTGCGGGCCCACCTGCACTTCACCACCGGCCGGCCGGAAGAGCGGCTGACCTTCGATGTGCAGCCGGAACTGGCCCGCCGCATGGGCTACGGCGACCGGGCCGACAATCCGGCCGTCGAGCGCTTCATGCGCCACTATTTCCTGATCGCCCGCGAGGTCGGGGCCCTGACCCGCGCCTTCTCGGCCAAGCTGGAAGCCGAGCACCTCAAGCAGGAGCCCAGGGGTCTTTCCCGCTTCCTGCCCGGCCGCGGCAAGGTCAAGCGCCGCGAGCTCGACTACCCGGGCTTCCACGAGGAGAACGGCCGCCTCAACATCGACGGCCCGCAGGTCTTCGCCCGCGACCCGGTCGACATGATCCGCATGTTCCGCATCGCCGACGTGCTGAACCTCGACCTGCACCCGGACGCCTTCACGGCCGCCACCCGATCCCTGCCGCTGATCGGCTCCAAGCTGCGGCGCGATCCCGATGCAGTGGAGGCCTTCCTCGACATCCTGGCGCGGGGCAAGAAGCCCTACCGGACGCTGACCCTGATGAACGAGGCCGGAGTGCTGGGCCGCTTCCTGCCGGAGTTCGGCCGGATCGTCGCCCAGATGCAGTTCAACATGTACCACAGCTACACGGTGGACGAGCACACCCTGCGGGCCATCGGCATCATCAACGACATCGAGCACGGCCGGCTGGAGGAGGACCATCCGCTGGCCACCTCGATCATGCCGCTGATCGACGACCGTGAGAGCCTGTTCCTGGCCATGCTGCTGCACGACACCGGCAAGGGCGGGGCCGGCGGCCAGGAGAAGGCCGGGGCCCGGTCGGCGCGGCAGGCCTGCGAGCGCCTGGGCGTCGAGCGCGGCAAGATCGAGCTGGTCGCCTGGCTGGTCGAGCATCACCTAGTGATGAGCGACTTCGCCCAGAAGCGCGACGTCGCCGACCCGGCCACCATCGCCGCCTTCGCCCGCATCGTCGAAAACCCCGAGCGCATGCGGCTGTTGCTGGTGCTGACCGTGGCCGACATCCGCGCCGTCGGCCCGGGCGTCTGGAACGGCTGGAAGGGCCAGCTGCTGCGCGAGCTGTATGCCGGGGCCGAGGCCATTTTCCGGGGCGGCCGCTCCAGCGACCCGGCCGCCGCCGCCCAGCGTCACCAGGAAGCCGCCGCCCGCGAGGCCCGCGCCGCTCTCAGCGCCGCCCATCCGGACACGGCCGAATGGGCGGCCACCATGGAAGACGCCTATTTCAGCGCCTTCACCACCGCCGAGGTGGCCGAGCACGCCGCCCTTGTCGTCCGCGCCCGGCAACAGGGCGGCTCGGCCGCCGGCGGCCGCATCCGCACCGACCGCAACACCGCCGAACTGGTCGTCGCCGCCAAGGACCGTCGCGGCCTGTTCGCCGATCTCGCCGCCGCCCTGTCGGGCCTCGGCGGCAACGTGCTGGGGGCCCGGGTCTTCACCTCCACCGACGGCCAGGCGCTGGACGTCTTCCAGGTTCAGGACGCCTCGGGCGCCCCCTACGGCGCCGACAATCCCCGCTCCCTGCGCCGTCTGGCCGACGCCCTGGAAGCCGCCGGCCGGGGCGAAGGCCTGCCCACCGAGAGCCGCCGCAACGATCTGGGCCGCACGGCCGCCTTTTCCATCGTGCCGACCGTCATGCTGGACAACGAGGCCTCGACCGAGGCGACCGTCGTCGAGGCCTCGGGCCGCGACCGGCCGGGCCTGCTCCACCATCTGGCCCGCGCCATCTCCGAACAGGGCCTGAGCATCATCTCGGCCCACATCGACTCCTACGGCGAACGGGCCGTCGACGCCTTCTACGTCCAGACCGCCGCCGGCCATAAGGTCATCGACCCCCGCAAGCAGGCGGCGCTGAAAGAGGACCTGATGGCCGTTCTGGAGGCCGAGGAGAGCGGCGCGGCGGGCAAGACCAAGCCGAGGCTGCAGCGGGCGCGGGCCAGCGTGGCAAGGTAG
- the murJ gene encoding murein biosynthesis integral membrane protein MurJ has translation MAPPAKKPGIIKNSIVFSGLTLISRFMGLARDVVINAQLGASTGPWADAYNTALSFPNLFRRVFAEGAFSSAFVPAYSKTLAGEGGERADDMASDALATLAAMTLGLVILAQLTMPWLMYLINYGYRDDPLKWKVTIILTQITMPYLSCMAIAALFSGALNARNRFILSGAAPIVLNAVMLAAVLPAKTPEGAAYAASFGVVIAGVLQAALLWWGCWHSGGHIRPRLPRLTPEIKRLIKQAVPAAIAASVTQINIFVSGSLVSLAPGDGPRTWLANADRLYQLPLGMVGVAIGIALLPRLSQALQAGDRQDAQDTTDQAVLFALAMCLPAAAALVAMPYFMIDALFTRGAFTSFDARMTAQALFHYGWGVPAFVLGRVMNPIFFAREDTKSPMRFALISVGVNIVLGAILFFTIGFAGIAIATSAASWINVAQMYWALKRRGEWELSPASISRLLRVLVAAAVLTAMLGVAAFFRPQIQGVFESLPVMKLGAKELAVLAVCIAIIPVYPVLVVLTGGMTVSEIKSIVRRRRA, from the coding sequence GTGGCCCCACCGGCCAAGAAACCGGGCATCATCAAGAACTCCATCGTCTTCTCAGGCCTGACCCTGATCAGCCGCTTCATGGGCCTGGCCCGCGACGTGGTGATCAACGCCCAGCTGGGGGCCAGCACCGGGCCCTGGGCCGACGCCTACAACACCGCGCTCAGCTTCCCCAACCTGTTCCGCCGGGTGTTCGCCGAGGGGGCCTTCAGCTCGGCCTTCGTGCCGGCCTACAGCAAGACCCTGGCCGGCGAGGGCGGCGAGCGGGCCGACGATATGGCCAGCGATGCGCTGGCCACCCTGGCGGCCATGACCCTCGGCCTGGTCATCCTGGCCCAGCTGACCATGCCGTGGCTGATGTACCTCATCAACTACGGCTACCGGGACGATCCGCTGAAGTGGAAAGTCACCATCATCCTGACCCAGATCACCATGCCTTATTTGAGCTGCATGGCGATCGCGGCCCTGTTCTCCGGGGCGCTCAACGCCCGCAACCGCTTCATCCTGTCAGGCGCCGCGCCCATCGTTCTGAACGCGGTGATGCTGGCCGCCGTGCTGCCCGCCAAGACGCCGGAGGGCGCCGCCTATGCCGCCAGCTTCGGGGTGGTCATCGCCGGAGTGCTGCAGGCGGCCCTGCTCTGGTGGGGCTGCTGGCACAGCGGCGGCCATATCCGCCCGCGCCTGCCGCGCCTGACCCCCGAGATCAAGCGGCTGATCAAACAGGCCGTGCCGGCCGCCATCGCCGCCAGCGTCACCCAGATCAACATCTTCGTCTCCGGCAGCCTGGTCTCCCTCGCCCCCGGCGATGGACCCCGCACCTGGCTGGCCAACGCCGACCGCCTCTACCAGCTGCCGCTCGGCATGGTCGGGGTGGCCATCGGCATCGCCCTGTTGCCTCGCCTCAGCCAGGCCCTGCAGGCCGGCGACAGGCAGGACGCCCAGGACACCACCGACCAGGCCGTGCTGTTCGCGCTTGCCATGTGCCTGCCGGCCGCCGCCGCCCTGGTGGCCATGCCCTACTTCATGATCGACGCCCTGTTCACCCGCGGCGCCTTCACCAGCTTCGACGCCAGGATGACAGCCCAGGCCCTGTTCCACTACGGCTGGGGCGTGCCGGCCTTCGTGCTGGGCCGGGTGATGAACCCGATCTTCTTCGCCCGCGAGGATACGAAAAGCCCGATGCGCTTCGCCCTGATCTCGGTCGGGGTGAACATCGTGCTGGGCGCCATCCTGTTCTTCACCATCGGCTTCGCCGGCATCGCCATCGCCACCTCGGCGGCCAGCTGGATCAATGTCGCCCAGATGTACTGGGCCCTGAAGCGTCGCGGCGAGTGGGAGCTGTCCCCCGCCTCGATCAGCCGCCTGCTGCGGGTGCTGGTCGCCGCCGCCGTGCTGACCGCCATGCTCGGCGTTGCGGCCTTCTTCCGCCCGCAGATCCAGGGGGTGTTCGAAAGCCTGCCGGTCATGAAGCTCGGTGCCAAGGAACTGGCCGTGCTGGCCGTCTGCATCGCCATCATCCCGGTCTATCCGGTGCTGGTGGTGCTGACCGGCGGCATGACTGTGAGCGAGATCAAGAGCATCGTCCGTCGCCGTCGGGCCTGA
- the trpS gene encoding tryptophan--tRNA ligase yields the protein MTDQAPAQYAGPQRVLSGVQPSGALHLGNYLGALVKFARLQHEIDTFIFVADMHAITVWQDPALLANQTREIAAAYLAAGLDPAKATIFPQSAVPEHAELAWVFNCVARLGWLDKMTQFKEKSGKHKERSSVGLYTYPVLQAADILIYKSTHVPVGEDQKQHLELARNIAQKFNHDFDAPGYFPLPEPLIQGPGARIMSLRDGLAKMSKSDPSDLSRINLTDDADAIAAKVRKAKSDPNPLPETVDELKDRPEADNLVGIYAALSGVTKEAVLADFGGQGFGAFKPALADLAVASLGPVSEAMRRYLADPAEIDRILAAGAHKARDAAAPTVAEVKKMVGFWGA from the coding sequence ATGACCGACCAAGCTCCCGCCCAATACGCCGGCCCGCAACGCGTGCTGTCCGGCGTCCAGCCGTCCGGCGCCCTGCATCTGGGCAACTATCTCGGCGCCCTGGTGAAGTTCGCCCGGCTGCAGCACGAGATCGACACCTTCATCTTCGTCGCCGACATGCACGCCATCACCGTCTGGCAGGACCCGGCCCTGCTGGCGAACCAGACCCGCGAGATCGCCGCCGCCTACCTGGCCGCCGGGCTCGATCCCGCCAAGGCCACGATCTTCCCGCAGTCGGCCGTGCCCGAACACGCCGAGCTGGCCTGGGTGTTCAACTGCGTCGCCCGGCTCGGCTGGCTCGACAAGATGACCCAGTTCAAGGAGAAGAGCGGCAAGCACAAGGAGCGCTCGAGCGTCGGCCTCTACACCTATCCGGTGCTGCAGGCCGCCGACATCCTGATCTACAAGTCGACCCATGTGCCGGTCGGCGAGGACCAGAAGCAGCACCTCGAACTGGCCCGCAACATCGCCCAGAAGTTCAACCACGACTTCGACGCGCCTGGCTACTTCCCCCTGCCCGAGCCCCTGATCCAGGGGCCCGGCGCTCGGATCATGTCCTTGCGCGACGGCCTCGCCAAGATGAGCAAGTCCGACCCCTCGGACCTCAGCCGCATCAACCTGACCGACGACGCCGACGCCATCGCCGCCAAGGTCCGCAAGGCCAAGTCCGATCCCAACCCGCTGCCGGAGACGGTTGACGAGCTGAAGGACCGCCCGGAAGCCGACAACCTGGTCGGCATTTACGCGGCCCTGTCGGGGGTGACCAAGGAGGCGGTGCTGGCCGACTTCGGGGGCCAGGGCTTCGGCGCCTTCAAGCCGGCGCTGGCCGATCTCGCCGTCGCCTCCCTGGGTCCGGTCAGCGAAGCGATGCGCCGCTATCTGGCCGACCCGGCCGAGATCGACCGCATCCTCGCCGCCGGCGCGCACAAGGCCCGCGATGCCGCCGCCCCGACAGTGGCCGAGGTCAAGAAGATGGTGGGCTTCTGGGGCGCCTGA
- a CDS encoding ferritin-like domain-containing protein has product MAHMLSLSAAAKRPVANWQTDAAALRAIAQMAVNVELFTIPLYMTSLYSIQGFHPITGGGTDFYQGRLWAGAKTSADPKTTNDKAFNIVFSVFIQEMLHLQMAANMATVVGVSPTFTGAPLQDENGGWLCYGPDKSVIPGIIDLKDTKAHEDVAVNIGVLDETALRLFLAIEQPEADARANIKEAKRKDYFPKVPFDKWQAGDALPLFGTIGWMYQCYFDYLNLKYDDGSTLWSKVFNPKAVQNDLFNTSGSGGHPMREFMGFETTIALTYPDIAFEQMVQMMDAITDQGEGNTINRGGGLLMKAVEPKYQPNDAALKSDYPSYSDSGKLLPSADAEARWSNDGRDHYERFNELQGMLHDLVTWPQWLKRNPTWTAEMLTGEGLDPTNPYKLPTPADVAGALNALAADKKNSQPLLSQAVVGAIHGVTSVLNGYWAVPAPGETAPLFPFPSMSGSGDRMSTAWAILGEAPDLSMSLPPPAGDVLYHSCQGIDFNGDGTNSCAQVEVFHSCRGSNLCRATGGCGFVQPTTGGGNCSSAVATRAPAAASCSANGCGSGGGGSNGGGGDSTVYSAPGDNKCGGFGGCAVPISASQVFPKAGTMQLFNFVNEPGVGWKSKAIIGPTSELQFSVGEKVHTVAWRAFSAVMTARGQTPPANPPADDNIRLAFPPST; this is encoded by the coding sequence ATGGCCCATATGCTCAGCCTTTCGGCCGCCGCCAAGCGGCCGGTCGCCAATTGGCAAACCGACGCCGCCGCGCTTCGCGCCATCGCCCAGATGGCGGTGAACGTCGAACTGTTCACCATCCCGCTCTACATGACGAGCCTCTACTCCATTCAGGGCTTCCACCCGATCACCGGCGGCGGCACCGACTTCTACCAGGGCCGGCTATGGGCCGGGGCCAAGACCAGCGCCGATCCGAAGACCACCAACGACAAGGCCTTCAACATCGTCTTCTCGGTCTTCATCCAGGAGATGCTCCACCTGCAGATGGCCGCCAACATGGCCACCGTCGTCGGCGTCAGCCCGACCTTCACCGGCGCCCCGCTGCAGGACGAAAACGGCGGCTGGCTCTGCTATGGCCCGGACAAGAGCGTCATCCCGGGCATCATCGACCTGAAGGACACCAAGGCCCACGAGGACGTGGCGGTGAACATCGGCGTGCTCGACGAGACGGCCCTGCGCCTGTTCCTGGCCATCGAACAGCCGGAGGCCGACGCCCGCGCCAACATCAAGGAAGCCAAGCGCAAGGACTACTTCCCCAAGGTCCCGTTCGACAAATGGCAGGCCGGGGACGCCCTGCCGCTGTTCGGCACCATCGGCTGGATGTACCAGTGCTACTTCGACTACCTGAACCTCAAGTACGACGACGGCTCGACCCTGTGGTCGAAGGTGTTCAATCCCAAGGCCGTGCAGAACGACCTGTTCAACACCTCCGGCTCCGGCGGCCACCCCATGCGCGAGTTCATGGGCTTCGAGACCACCATCGCCCTGACCTACCCGGACATCGCCTTCGAGCAGATGGTCCAGATGATGGACGCCATCACCGACCAAGGCGAGGGCAACACGATCAACCGCGGCGGCGGCCTGCTGATGAAGGCGGTCGAGCCCAAGTACCAGCCCAACGACGCCGCCCTGAAGTCCGACTATCCGAGCTACAGCGACAGCGGCAAGCTCCTCCCGTCCGCCGACGCCGAGGCCCGCTGGAGCAACGACGGCCGCGACCACTACGAGCGGTTCAACGAGCTACAGGGCATGCTGCATGACCTGGTCACCTGGCCGCAGTGGCTGAAGCGCAACCCGACCTGGACGGCCGAGATGCTGACGGGCGAGGGCCTCGATCCCACCAATCCCTACAAGCTGCCGACGCCGGCCGATGTGGCCGGGGCCCTCAACGCCCTGGCCGCCGACAAAAAGAACAGCCAGCCTCTGCTCAGCCAGGCCGTGGTCGGCGCCATTCACGGCGTCACCTCGGTGCTCAACGGCTACTGGGCCGTGCCGGCCCCCGGCGAGACCGCGCCGCTGTTCCCCTTCCCGTCGATGAGCGGATCGGGCGACCGGATGAGCACCGCCTGGGCCATCCTCGGCGAGGCGCCGGACCTCTCCATGAGCCTGCCGCCGCCGGCCGGCGACGTTCTCTACCACTCGTGCCAGGGCATCGACTTCAACGGCGACGGCACCAACAGCTGCGCCCAGGTCGAGGTCTTCCACAGCTGCCGGGGCTCCAACCTGTGCCGGGCGACCGGCGGCTGCGGCTTCGTCCAGCCGACCACCGGCGGCGGCAACTGCAGCTCGGCCGTGGCCACCCGCGCCCCGGCCGCCGCCAGCTGCAGCGCCAACGGCTGCGGGTCGGGCGGCGGCGGCTCAAACGGCGGCGGGGGCGATTCGACCGTCTATTCCGCGCCGGGCGACAACAAGTGCGGCGGTTTCGGCGGCTGCGCGGTGCCGATCTCGGCCTCGCAGGTCTTCCCCAAGGCCGGGACCATGCAGCTGTTCAACTTCGTCAACGAACCGGGGGTGGGCTGGAAGTCGAAGGCCATCATCGGACCGACGTCCGAGCTGCAGTTCTCCGTCGGCGAGAAGGTGCACACGGTCGCCTGGCGGGCCTTCAGCGCGGTGATGACCGCCCGC